Proteins from a single region of Meriones unguiculatus strain TT.TT164.6M chromosome 21, Bangor_MerUng_6.1, whole genome shotgun sequence:
- the Gngt1 gene encoding guanine nucleotide-binding protein G(T) subunit gamma-T1 isoform X1 → MKDCSRQKMPVINIEDLTEKDKLKMEVDQLKKEVTLERMMVSKCCEEVRDYVEERSGEDPLVKGIPEDKNPFKELKGGCVIS, encoded by the exons ACAGAAGATGCCAGTCATCAACATCGAGGACCTGACAGAAAAGGACAAATTGAAGATGGAAGTAGACCAGCTCAAGAAAGAGGTGACACTGGAAAGGATGATG GTTTCCAAATGTTGTGAAGAAGTAAGAGATTATGTTGAAGAACGATCTGGAGAGGATCCTCTAGTGAAGGGGATTCCAGAGGACAAAAATCCCTTCAAGGAACTCAAGGGGGGCTGTGTGATTTCCTAG
- the Gngt1 gene encoding guanine nucleotide-binding protein G(T) subunit gamma-T1 isoform X2 codes for MPVINIEDLTEKDKLKMEVDQLKKEVTLERMMVSKCCEEVRDYVEERSGEDPLVKGIPEDKNPFKELKGGCVIS; via the exons ATGCCAGTCATCAACATCGAGGACCTGACAGAAAAGGACAAATTGAAGATGGAAGTAGACCAGCTCAAGAAAGAGGTGACACTGGAAAGGATGATG GTTTCCAAATGTTGTGAAGAAGTAAGAGATTATGTTGAAGAACGATCTGGAGAGGATCCTCTAGTGAAGGGGATTCCAGAGGACAAAAATCCCTTCAAGGAACTCAAGGGGGGCTGTGTGATTTCCTAG